From a single Lonchura striata isolate bLonStr1 chromosome 13, bLonStr1.mat, whole genome shotgun sequence genomic region:
- the LOC144247057 gene encoding Fanconi anemia core complex-associated protein 24-like, translating into MTTKANLPVTAGSIVVPYGHVIGNEKWRGSELAQRLQGKVRLIFEDALGLVDFHLPNRTCILLISEADLVAGDEFKRRLVRFRNASSLRGIVIVEKTQISDQYYLGVQKLVVLELGMVLLPVANQGEASQLIIQLVREQSRDRGASPFLGKQRAQLPEAAVLQAVQRIPGVGKTKALLLLQRFGSIHRLCNAAIRELEQAVGQTVAQQIYTFLHS; encoded by the exons ATGACAACAAAAGCAAACCTTCCTGTGACAGCAGGATCTATAGTTGTCCCTTACGGGCATGTGATTGGAAATGAGAAGTGGAGAGGGTCAGAGCTAGCCCAAAGGCTACAAG GGAAAGTTAGACTCATCTTTGAAGATGCCTTGGGACTGGTGGACTTCCATCTTCCAAACAGAACTTGCATTTTACTTATTTCTGAAGCAGATTTGGTTGCAGGGGATGAATTCAAACGAAGATTGGTTAGGTTTAGAAAT GCCAGCAGTCTTAGGGGAATTGTAATCGTAGAGAAAACCCAAATCAGTGATCAGTACTACCTAGGAGTACAAAAACTTGTTGTACTCGAACTTGGAATGGTGTTGCTTCCTGTGGCGAATCAAGGAGAAGCTTCTCAGCTTATTATTCAACTA GTgcgggagcagagcagggaccGCGGCGCCAGCCCCTTCCTCGGCAAGCAGCGCGCCCAGCTGCCAGAAGCCGCGGTGCTGCAGGCGGTGCAGCGCATCCCCGGCGTTGGGAAAACAAAAGCTCTGCTTTTACTGCAGCGCTTTGGAAGCATCCACCGGCTTTGTAACGCAGCCATCCGTGAGCTTGAGCAAGCAGTTGGACAAACAGTAGCGCAACAAATTTATACTTTTTTACATTCCTGA